DNA sequence from the Heptranchias perlo isolate sHepPer1 unplaced genomic scaffold, sHepPer1.hap1 HAP1_SCAFFOLD_358, whole genome shotgun sequence genome:
GTTACCGcagcaaaggaggccattcaaaacATCAAATTACTGCAAACCTTAGTGTTTTTAGTTGGTTTCACTATGCAAATCTCAGTGAAACAGGGACAGTTGTGAATCCAGCGCATTCAACAGTTTCCCTCTGGTGTCAATTCACTGATGTGGCAGCTAACCAGATACGTCAAATTGCATTTCACACACACAGTACAATTCAAGTGGTCTCCCCGGTGTGGATTTGCTGATGTCGCAACAAACAACTGGATGAATTAAACCGCTTTGTGCACACGGTGCATCTGAATGGCTTCTCCCCGGTGTGGATTCGCTGATGCGCTGTCAAGCGACACGACTGGCTGAACCGCTTCGCACATACCGTGCATTCGAACGGCTTCTCCCCGGTGTGGATCCGCTGGTGCTGCAGCAAACGGCTGGAAGAGTTAAACCGCTTCGTGCACACGGTGCATTCAAACGGCTTCTCTCCGGTGTGAGTTCGCTGATGCACTGTCAAGCGGCAGGACTGGCTGAAGCACTTCCCACACATCGTGCATTCAAACGGCTTCTCTCCGGTGTGGGTTCGCTGATGCATTGTCAACTGACACGACTGGTTAAACCGCTTCGTGCACACGGTGCATTCAAACGGCTTCTCTCCGGTGTGAGTTCGCTGATGCACTGTCAAGTGGCAGGACTGGCTGAACCGCTTTGCGCACACTGTGCATTCAAACGGCTTCTCCCCGGTGTGGATCCGCTGGTGCTGCATCAAACGGCTGGACGAGTCAAACCACTTGCCGCACACGGTACATTCAAACGTCTTCTCCCCGGTGTGGATTCGCAGGTGCACCGTCAAGTGACCGGACTGGCTAAAGCGCTTTGCGCACACTGTACATTCAAACGGCTTCGCTCCTGTGTGGATTCGCTGATGATCTACCAAGTGACTGGATCGGCTGAAGTGCTTTGCGCACACTGGACATTTGAACGGCTTCTCCCCGGTGTGCGTCCGCTGATGGTTTATCAAGTGGCTGGACGTGTCAAATCGCTTTCTACACACTGTGCATTCGAATGGTTTCTCTCCGGTGTGGATTCTCTGATGCCGTAGCAAGGTACTGGATGAGTCAAAGTGCTTTGCGCACACAGAGCATTCAAACGctttctccccggtgtgaactcgctgatgGGCTGCCAAGTAAGCAGACTTCCTAAACTGCTTTGCGCACACTGTACATTTGAATGGTTTCTCTCCGGTGTGGATTCGCTGGTGATCAAT
Encoded proteins:
- the LOC137311562 gene encoding zinc finger protein 271-like, with translation MVTMETLKDTEMLTHDRPGSSETSRPSQQVPIFQEGGGFHCGVCGKGFRWACRLEAHLRVHTGEKPFQCKVCQKGLSTSSKLLIHQRTHTGEKPFECKVCQKRFYTSCELTVHQRTHTGEKPFECKVCKRRFYTSSHLLQHQQTHTGEKPFECTVCKKRLRTSYNLKVHQRIHTGGEKQFECALCAKRFTRSRYLIDHQRIHTGEKPFKCTVCAKQFRKSAYLAAHQRVHTGEKAFECSVCAKHFDSSSTLLRHQRIHTGEKPFECTVCRKRFDTSSHLINHQRTHTGEKPFKCPVCAKHFSRSSHLVDHQRIHTGAKPFECTVCAKRFSQSGHLTVHLRIHTGEKTFECTVCGKWFDSSSRLMQHQRIHTGEKPFECTVCAKRFSQSCHLTVHQRTHTGEKPFECTVCTKRFNQSCQLTMHQRTHTGEKPFECTMCGKCFSQSCRLTVHQRTHTGEKPFECTVCTKRFNSSSRLLQHQRIHTGEKPFECTVCAKRFSQSCRLTAHQRIHTGEKPFRCTVCTKRFNSSSCLLRHQQIHTGETT